Sequence from the uncultured Flavobacterium sp. genome:
AAATATCATGAGATTTAATTTAAAGATCTGTTTAAAACCTTGCGTTTTGTGCTTTGTTTAAGCTTGAAATTGAAATTTTCAAGTTTGAGGCTTTTTTTAGTGTTAAAATTTTACATTTTATATGTAAAAATAAATTTATGGTTTTAAATTATAACTGAAATAGTATTTTATGTTTTTCAATTATAACCATTAATGCATCTTTGCCCTATCAAAATAAAATTTAAATAAAAAATATATAGTTATGTGTGGAATCGTATGTGCCTTTGATCTAAAACAAAAAGCCGAAACATTAAGACCTCAAGTATTAGAAATGTCTAAAATCATTCGTCACCGTGGACCAGACTGGAGCGGAATCTATAGCAATGATAAAGCAATTCTTTCGCATGAGCGTTTGGCAATTGTGGATCCAGCTTCAGGAAAACAACCTTTATTTACAGAAGATAAAAAATTGGTTTTGGCTGCAAATGGTGAAATTTACAACCACAGAGAATTGCGTAAACAATTTGCTGGAAAATATAACTTTCAGACTGAAAGTGACTGCGAAGTTATCTTGGCACTTTATAAAGAAAAAGGACCTCATTTTGTAGATGAAATGAACGGAATCTTTGGATTTGCAATCTATGATGTAGAGAAAGATGAGTATTTTATTGCTCGTGATCATATGGGAATTATTCCATTATATATTGGTTGGGATCAACACGGAACTTTTTATGTAGCTTCTGAATTGAAAGCTTTAGAAGGATATTGTACAAAAATCCAATTGTTTCCTCCGGGACATTATATGACTAGTAAAGACGGTGAATTTGTACAATGGTACAAAAGAGACTGGACTGAATATGATGCAGTAAAAGACAACGAAACTAGTATTCCTGCGATTAAAGAAGCTTTAGAAGCGGCGGTTCACAGACAATTAATGAGTGATGTTCCTTATGGAGTTTTACTTTCCGGAGGTTTAGATTCTTCTATTACTTCGGCTGTAGCCAAAAAATTTGCACAAAAACGTATTGAGTCAGATGATACAACAGATGCTTGGTATCCGCAATTACACTCTTTTTCGGTTGGATTAGATGGTTCTCCGGATTTAGCAGCTGCTCAAATTGTAGCAAAACATATTGGAACGATTCACCACGAAATCAAATTCACAATTCAGGAAGGTTTAGATGCAGTTCGTGATGTAATTTACAACTTAGAAACTTATGATGTAACTACAGTTAGAGCTTCGACTCCAATGTGGTTAATGGCGAGAGTTATTAAATCAATGGGAATTAAGATGGTTCTTTCTGGTGAAGGTGCTGATGAGTTATTTGGAGGATATTTATATTTCCATAAAGCACCAAACGCAAGAGAATTTCACGAAGAAAACGTTCGTAAATTAGGTAAATTACACATGTACGATTGTTTACGTGCAAACAAAAGTTTGGCTGCGTGGGGAATTGAAGGTCGTGTTCCGTTCTTGGATAAAGAATTTATGGATGTGGCAATGAGAATCAACCCGCAAGATAAAATGATCAACAAAGAACATCCAATGGAAAAATGGGTTGTTCGTAAAGCATTCGAAGATATGTTGCCGGAAAGTGTAGCATGGAGACAAAAAGAACAATTCTCTGACGGAGTAGGATATAGCTGGATTGATACTTTGAAAGAAGTGGTAGCCAAAGAAGTTTCGGATGAACAATTGGCAAATGCGAAATATAAATTTCCATTGCAAACGCCAACTTCTAAAGAAGAATATTACTATCGTTCGATCTTTGCAGAACATTTCCCAAGTGATGCAGCAGCATTATGTGTACCTCAGGAAGCAAGTGTGGCTTGTAGTACAAAAATTGCTTTGGAGTGGGATGAGGCTTTCAAAAACATGAACGACCCATCTGGAAGAGCTGTAGCAAGTGTTCACGATGATGCTTACGCGAAAGCATAAAAATTGAATTATTAGAATTAGTTATATATTGTAGAAGAACGTTCTCTTATGAGGACGTTTTTCTTGTCTTAAATTGTTAAATTATATAATTTCAGTCACTTAAAAATATTTTTTGGTAATTATTTAACTTAACTTTTTTATATTTGACATTCGTCGAAATAGAAAAAATCTAGTTTGATTATAAGGAAGTTATCAAAATAAAGTAGGATTTAATTTTCAGAAAACTGAAAATTACAGTGATTTATACCCGGTACATGTCATTTGGGGCATGACCTGAAAACAGAATAAATAAAAAATAGAATAGTATGTCTGGATTATTAGCCGTTATTGGTAAAGGAAAAGACCCGCAACTCGTAAAAGAGCTTTCTAAAAGAATGTCGCATCGTGGTCCTGATGAAAGTGATTTGCAAATTATGGAAAATGGCAGCATAATTAGTCATGAAAGTTTGTCAATTATTGATTTGAAGTCTGGAAAACAACCTATTCAGGGAACTAAAAAAGCCTGGATGGTTCATGATGGAGAAATCTATAATTATCAGGAATTAAAAGATACGGTTCTTAAGAATCATACCTTTAGAACAAAATCAGATTCAGAAGTAATTGTGCATTTGTACGAAGAATTTGGAAATGATTTTTGTAATATGCTTGATGGCGATTTTGCTTTTGTGGTAGTAGATGGCGACAACTATATTGCTGGACGTGATCCTATTGGGGTGAAACCTTTATATTATGGTTTGGATGAAAGAGGAAGAATTTATTTTTCGTCTGAAATGAAGCCAATCGCTGATCAGTGTAAAACATTCTCGACTTTTCCTCCGGGACATTATTATACACCAAAAAAAGGGTTTGTAAAGTATTATCAACCTGCATATGAGGATTATGAAAATGCTGTTGAAGAACTTGATTTAGATTTAATCAGAGATACTTTTACTGAAGCTGTTCGTAAACGTTTAATGAGCGAAGTTCCAGTTGGTGTATTGCTTTCGGGAGGATTAGATTCTTCTTTGATTGCTGCAATTGCTTCTCGTTCATTTGCTGATAGTGGTAAAAAACTACAGACTTTTTCAATTGGTTTGGATGTTGATGCGCCAGATGCGAAAGCGGCAAGAAAAGCAGCTGAATTTTTAGGTACTGAACATCATGAAATTCATTATTCTGTTGAAGACGGAATTGGGCTTTTGGAAAAAATAATTTACTATATCGAAACTTATGATATAATTTCGGTGAGGGCGAGTGTTCCAATGTATTTATTGTCTAAAGCTATTGCTGAAAAAGGAATTAAAGCAATTCTTTCGGGAGAAGGAGCCGATGAAATTTTTGGAGGACATTTGTATTTTAGAAATGCACCTTCGACAGAAGAATTTCAGAAGGAAACTATCGAAAGGGTTCAAAAATTATTTACAGCAGATTTATTGCGTGCCGATAAGTCAACAATGGCAAATGGAATAGAAACAAGAGTTCCGTTTTTGGATACTGCATTTCTGGATGCTACTATTCGCATTAGACCCGAAGAAAAGCAACCAAAAAAATATGACGGTGTCGAAAAATACATTTTAAGAAAAGCATTTGATACGCCTGAAAATCCATATTTGCCAGCTGATATTTTGTGGCGTCAAAAAGAACAATTTTCGGATGGAGTTGGATATAATTGGATTGATGAATTAATCGAGCATTGTTCATGTCAGGTTACTGATGAGCAATTGGCGGGAGCAAGTGTTGAATTTGCTTATAATTCTCCAACAACAAAAGAAGCTTATTTATACAGATCAATTTTTCATAAATATTATCCGCAAATTAGTGCTGCGCAAACGGTTCGAAAATGGATTCCGAAATGGCAGGAAAATCAAGATCCGAGTGGAAGAGCAAATGCGGCTCACTTAGAAGGGAATTTTGAAACTGCAAAATCTGGAGTAGCGGTTTAGTATTTTTAAAATCTAAATTCCAATTTGAATTAAATAATATAAGATCCGAAAGAAACATTCTAAATGTTCTTTTCGGATTTTTTTTGTGCGTTTAATTTTAGACTTGAGGTTTCCCGTAAATTACTAAAAGTAAGTTAATATTTATATATCGTGTTTAGGAAAAATATTATATTTGGTTACCAGAAATTAACTAATCCTTTAACTAAAATCTATGAGAAACTTATTATTAAGTGGAATTCTTTGCTGCTCATTAGCTTCAGTGAGTTCAGTTTATGCACAAAAACCTGTTGCGCCCAAGTACATTAAAAATGTTGAAGGTGTTAAGGAATATTCTTTAAATAATGGACTTAAAGTCCTTTTGATTCCGGATGCTTCTCAAAGCAATATGGTTGTAAATATTGTTTACAATGTAGGATCGAGAAATGAAGGTTACGGCGAGAAAGGTATGGCGCACTTGCTGGAACATATGCTTTTTAAAAGTACCAAAAATTTAGGTGATATTAAAAAAATGCTTTCTGATAAAGGTGGAAATGCAAACGGAACAACTTGGCTTGACCGAACTAACTATTACGAAGTTTTTCCATCAAGTGATGAAAATCTAAAATGGAGTATCGAAATGGAAGCGGATCGTATGATAAACGCGACTATTTTGCAAGAGGATTTATCGAAAGAGTTTTCTGTGGTAAGAAACGAATTTGAGATTGGAGAAAATAATCCTGATCGTGTTTTACAGGAAAGAATACTTTCATCGGCTTATTTGTGGCACAATTACGGGAAAAGTACTATTGGAAGTAAAGAAGATATAGAAAGAGTAAAAGCAAATACACTTAGAGTTTTTTATGAAAAATATTATCAGCCGGACAATTCAACTTTGATAATTGCGGGTAAGTTTGATGAACAAAAAGCTTTGCAATATGTTGGGCAATATTTTGGAGCTATTCCTAAACCAAAAAGAGTTTTGGATAAAACTTATACAGTTGAACCTGCACAAGATGGTGAAAAATACGTTGAGTTAAACAGAGCTGGAGACAGTAAAAATATTGGTGCTTTGTATCATACAGCAGCTTATGTAGATAAGGATTATGCTGCAATTGATGCTTTGGGCGAAATTTTAACTTCGGATCCATCCGGATATTTATACAAGTCATTAATTGAGACTCAAAAAGTGTCTAGTATTTATTATTGGCAGCCAACAACAAGAGATGCAAGTTATATTTATTTTGGAGTTGCAGTTCCTAACGATAAAGATATTAAAGCTACTAAAGACTTAGTTAGAACAGAGTTGGATAAAATAGGAACGACTAAATATACTGACGAAGATGTAACGAGAGCTAAGGCAAAAATCATAAAACAACTTGATGGTATAAAAAATAATACTATTTCATTTGCAATAAATCTTACTGAGATTGTTGGAGCCGGAGATTACAGATTAGGTTTTCTGTACAGAGATGCAGTTGAAAATTTGACTAAAGAAGATATTCAAAGAGTTGCAGATAAATATTTCAGAAGTAACAATAGAACGGTTGGGATTTTTATTCCGTCTAAAGATGAGCAACGTGTGAAACCTGTTGAATATACAGATGATCAAATTGTGGCTTTGACGAAAGATTACAAAGGAAAAGCTTTAGAAAAAGAAGTTGCTGCATTTGAGGCTTCTATCAAGAATTTGAAACAAAATTTTGTAGAAGGTAAATTGAGCAATGGAGCAAAATATGGCTTAATCAAAAAAGAAATAAAAGGCGGAAAGGTTCAGGCTAGTTTTCAATTTCCTGTAAGTAACGAAAAGGATTTAACCGGAAAATCAGATATCGGAGGAATTTTGGCTCAGTTGTTAAAAACGGGAACGAAAACCAGAACTAAAGAACAAATTAGCGATCGTTTAGATCAATTAAAATCAAGCATTTATTTTAATTTTTCAAGACAAACTTTATCGGTAAATGTAAATACTTATAAAGAAAATTTTAAAGAAGTAATGGAGATTTTGGGTGATTTGCTTGCTAATTCTACTTTTCCGGAAAATGAATTAACAAAAACAATCAGCGAATACAACACTTATTTAGAAGGAAATCTTAATGATCCGCAATCAGTTGCTTTTACGGAACTTTCAAGACAAACGACAAATTATCCTAAAGGGAGTATTTTTTATACACCAACACTTCAGGAACAAATAGATGCGTTTAAAAAAATCAAACAAACTGAAATTGTAGATTTTTATAAAAACATTCTTGGAGGAAATAATGGTGTTGGAAGTGTTGTAGGAGATTTAGAAGGAAAATCTACAGTTGAGATTTTAGAAAACACTTTTGGAAAATGGAATTCAAAATCAAAATATGAATTAGCTAAACCTACTTATTTTGAAACAAAAGTATCGGATAAGGATTTTATAACTCCAGATAAAGAAAATGCGGTAGCGCTTGGTAGAATTGGTTTTAAAATGACAAGAAGCAGTGCAGATTATCCTGCATTTGTAATGGCTAATGAAATATTAGGAAGCGGAGGATTTTTAAGTGCAAGAATTCCGATGAGATTGAGAGAAAAAGAAGGGATAAGTTACGGAGCTGGTTCATTTATTGATGTGCCTGTTACAAGTGATGTTGCTTCATGGTCGTATTATGCTTTTTTAAATCCGACAAAAAAGAATGCTGTTGAAACTGCTACAAAAGAGGAAATTGCAAAAGCATTAAAAGATGGTTTTACAGCTGATGAATTAAAATCAAACCTTGTTAGTTGGCAAAATGAAAGAAAAACAAGATTGGGTAGTGATGATACTTTAATGAGTCTTGTAAACACTTATTTGCAATACGGAATTCCTTTGGAAGATTATGATGACTTGGAAAACAAAGTTAAAGCATTAAAAGTTGAAGAAGTAAATGCTGTTTTGAAGAAGTATTTGAGCTTAGAAAAAATGACTTCTGTTTATGCAGGAGATTTTAATAAGAAATCATAAAGAGTGAAAATCCAAATATTATAAATTCCAAATTGTAATTTGGGGTGAATTATAAAATCCGAAATGACATTAAAATTGTTATTTCGGATTTTTTTTGCTTCATCTTAAGTTTTTAAAATTGGAAAAAATTGAAGATTTTTTTGGTTTTATTTTTAAAAGAGGCTAATTTTTGGAATTTGGAATTTATTTTTTGCTTTTTCAGACAATTGTGTTGATAACTTAAGTGCTTTAAATTGTATTTTAACTGATATATAATTTGCGTTTTTATATATTTGCGTGTTAGACAATAATTACATTTTTTAGAATAAATTATATGAGCGAAGAAATCAAGAAGAACAATTATTCAGCAGATAGTATTCAGGCATTAGAAGGAATGGAGCACGTAAGAATGCGTCCATCGATGTATATTGGAGATGTGGGGGTTCGAGGGCTACATCATTTGGTTTACGAGGTTGTTGATAACTCTATTGATGAGGCGATGGGAGGACATTGTGATACCATTGGTGTTGCAATAAATGAAGACGGTTCGGTAACAGTTGAAGATAACGGTCGTGGTATTCCAGTTGATTTACATAAAAAAGAGGGTGTTTCGGCACTTGAGGTAGTAATGACTAAAATTGGTGCCGGAGGTAAATTTGATAAAGATTCTTATAAAGTTTCCGGAGGTTTACACGGTGTTGGGGTTTCTGTTGTAAATGCGCTTTCTGTGCATATGAAATCTACTGTTTTTAGAGACGGTAAAATCTACGAACAAGAATACGAAAGAGGAAAATCATTATATCCGGTTAAACAAATTGGAGAAACAGATAAAAGAGGTACACGTCAGACTTTTTATCCTGATGATACTATTTTTACTCAAACTATAGAATTCTCTTATGATACTTTATCAGCTCGTATGCGTGAGCTTTCTTTCTTAAACAAAGGAATCACAATCACGTTTACAGACAAAAGAGAAGTTGATGAAAAAGGTGAATTTAAAAGCGAAGTATTTCATTCTGACGAAGGTCTTAAAGAATACATTCGTTATTTAGATGGTAACCGTGAGCCAATTATCTCTCACGTAATCAGCATGGATCACGAAAAAGGTGAAATCCCGGTTGAGGTTGCCTTGATTTATAATACAAGTTATACAGAGAATATTTTCTCTTATGTAAATAACATTAATACACACGAAGGAGGAACGCATTTACAAGGTTTTAGAAGTGGTTTGACAAGAACCCTTAAAAAATACGCAGATGCATCCGGAATGTTGGATAAACTGAAATTCGAAATTGCGGGAGATGACTTCCGTGAAGGATTAACAGCTATTATTTCGGTAAAAGTTGCAGAACCACAATTCGAAGGACAAACTAAAACAAAATTAGGAAACAGAGAAGTAGTTTCTCCGGTTTCTCAGGCTGTTGGAGAAATGTTAGAGAATTATTTGGAAGAAAATCCAAATGATGCGAGAATCATTATCCAGAAAGTAATTTTGGCTGCACAAGCCCGTCACGCTGCTAAGAAAGCACGTGAAATGGTACAACGTAAAACCGTTATGGGTGGCGGTGGATTGCCAGGAAAACTTTCAGATTGTTCTGAGCAGGATCCTGCAAGATGTGAGGTTTACCTTGTCGAGGGAGATTCGGCTGGTGGAACAGCAAAACAAGGTCGTGATCGTAACTTTCAAGCGATTTTACCATTACGTGGTAAGATTTTGAACGTTGAGAAAGCGATGCATCATAAAGTATTCGAAAACGAAGAGATTCGTAACATCTTTACTGCATTAGGAGTTACCGTTGGTACTGCAGAAGATAGTAAAGCCTTAAATCTTGAAAAACTAAGATATCATAAAGTAATCATCATGTGTGATGCCGATGTCGATGGTAGTCACATTTCTACCTTAATATTAACGTTCTTCTTCCGTTTCATGAAAGAATTGATCGAAGAAGGTCACGTTTATATTGCAGCGCCACCTTTATACTTAGTTAAAAAAGGAAACAAGAAAGAATATGCATGGAATGATGTTCAACGTGATCAGGCAAACGAGAGAATGGGAGGAAGTGCTGCTATTCAACGTTATAAAGGTCTTGGAGAGATGAACGCGGAGCAATTATGGGAAACTACAATGGATCCAAGTTTTAGAACTTTACGTCAGGTAACAATCGATAGTTTGGCTGAAGCTGATAGAGTTTTCTCAATGTTAATGGGAGATGAGGTACCGCCACGTCGAGAATTTATCGAGAAAAATGCAGTTTACGCAAATATCGATGCATAATAAATTTTAACACTACAATTCGTTTAATTGTTTAAATTTACTAAAACAATTAAACGAATTGTTTATTTTATAAAATAAGCAAATTAATAACCGATAAAGTATAAAATATGAAAGTTACCATTGTAGGAGCAGGAAATGTTGGAGCTACATGTGCAGATGCTATTTCTTATAGAGGAATTGCAAGCGAAGTAGTGTTGTTGGATATTAAAGAAGGTTTTGCCGAAGGTAAAGCATTGGATATTATGCAATGTGCTACAAATACTGGTTTTAATACCAAAGTATCTGGAGTAACCAACGATTATTCTAAAACCGCCGGAAGTGATGTAGTGGTTATTACATCTGGAATTCCAAGAAAACCAGGAATGACTCGTGAAGAATTAATTGGTATAAATGCAGGAATTGTAAAAACAGTTGCTGAAAACGTATTGAAACATTCTCCGAATACTATAATAGTTGTAGTTTCTAATCCAATGGATACTATGACATATTTAGCTTTAAAAGCTACAGGATTACCAAAAAACAGAATTATTGGTATGGGTGGAGCGTTAGATAGTTCACGTTTTAGAACTTATCTTTCATTAGCTCTTGATAAACCTGCAAATGATATCTCTGCAATGGTTATTGGTGGACATGGTGATACAACTATGATTCCTTTGACACGTTTGGCATCTTATAACGGAATTCCGGTAACAGAATTCTTGTCTGAAGAAGCTTTGCAAAAGGTAGCTGCTGATACAATGGTTGGAGGAGCAACTCTTACAGGTCTTTTAGGAACATCTGCGTGGTATGCGCCAGGAGCTTCTGTTGCTTATTTAGTTGACAGTATCTTAAACGATCAAAAGAAAATGATTGCTTGTTCTGTTTTCGTAGAAGGCGAATATGGGCAAAATGATATATGTATAGGAGTACCTTGTATAATAGGTAAAAACGGAGTAGAAGAAATTTTAGATATCAAATTAAACGATCAGGAAAAGGCTTTATTTGCTAAAAGTGCAGATGCAGTTCGTGGAATGAATGATGCCCTAAAGTCGATTTTAGTATAACGATTTTCGAAAAAAAAGGAGAAGACTGCACTTTTGCAGTCTTTTTTTTAAGATTAATTAATAAATAAATTGGTTAATGTTTTCGTTAATTATATATTTGCTCGGTTTAAAAAAAATGTTGTAATTCGTGATCTCGATTTTTTAGTTTTAAAAACTCATGTCAGGGCTTATTTTATGGGACTTTAAAACAAAAAACAAACAATAAAACATAATTAATTTTTAGTAATAATGCAGAATAAAGGACTTATTAAATTTTTCGCAATTCTATTTGCATTGGTAAGTATTTACCAACTTTCGTTCACTTTTGTGGCAAACAGTGTCAAAAGTGAGGCTAAAGCTTTTGCAGGAGACAATCCTGATAAAGAGCTAAAATATTTAGATTCTATCGGTAAAGTAAAAGTTTACAATCTTGGTTTCACGGATTTTACTTATAATGAAGTAAAAAACAAACAACTAAACAAAGGTCTTGACTTAGAAGGAGGAATCAACGTGATTCTTCAAATTTCTATTAAAGACGTTTTAAAAGGATTAGCAAACAATTCTAAAAATCCGGTATTTAATAAATCATTAGCTGATGCAAGTGCAAATTTAGAAGGAAACAAAACCTATTTAAATAAGTTTTTTGAAGCTTTTGAAGCAAATTCAAATGGAACTACAAAATTAGCTTCACCAGATATTTTTGCAAACAGAGGTTTACAAGGAGAAGGCGGAATTGACTTTCAAATGTCAGATTCACAAGTTCAAAAAGTAATCAAAAGAAAAGTTGATGAGTCTGTTGAGAGTGCTTACAAAGTATTGAGAGAGCGTATCGACAAATTTGGTGTTACACAACCAAACATCCAAAAATTAGGAGAAACAGGAAGAATCTTAGTGGAACTTCCAGGTGCTAAGGATGTTGATAGAATTAAAAAATTATTAGGTGGAAAAGCTCAATTAGAGTTTTGGGAAACTTATAAAATTGAAGAAGTTGGAAACTTTTTAGTTGCTGCTAACGAAGCGCTTAAAAAGACTGAAATCAAAAAAACTGAAACTAAAAGTGTTGCTAAAGATTCATTGAATGCTTTATTAACTGACGCTAAAGATTCTGTTGATACTAAAAAAGGAAACAATCCATTATTTGACAAAATGCTTGGTCAAGGTGGTGGACCAGTTTTAGGTTACTTCGCTCCAAAAGATACTGCAGTTATCAATGGATACTTAAAAAGACAAGATATTAGAATTTTATTAGCAGCTGACCAACACAATGCAAAATTTGTTTGGAGTAAACCAACTACTATTAAAGATGCTAAACAAAAAGATATTGAAGCAGTAGAATTATACGCTTTAAAAGGAAACAGAGATAATACTCCTGCAATGGCTGGTGGTGTTGTAACTGATGCAAAAGATACTTTTGACCAATTAGGAAAACCAGCTGTTTCTATGCAAATGAACAGCCAGGGAGCTAAAATCTGGGAAGAATTAACAGGAAGAGCATTTTCTCAAAAAAGTTATATTGCTATTGTTCTTGATAACGTAGTTTACTCTGCTCCTGGAGTAACTAGTGGACCAATTGCTGGAGGAAGATCTGAAATTACAGGATCTTTTGATGTTGCTGAAACTAAAGATTTAGCTAACATTTTGAATGCAGGTAAATTACCGGCTTCTGCAGATATTATTCAATCAACAGTTGTAGGACCATCTTTAGGTCAGGCTGCAATTGATGCTGGAACAATCTCATCTGTATTAGGATTTTTATTAGTTTGTTTATGGATGGTATTCTATTATGGTAAAGCTGGTTGGTATGCTAACCTTGCGTTATTATTGAACTTACTTTTCTTGTTTGGAATTATGGCAAGTTTTGGTTTTGTATTAACATTACCAGGTATCGCAGGTATCGTATTAACATTAGGTACGGCGGTAGATGCGAACATCATTATATTTGAAAGGGCAAAAGAGGAATTACGTGAAGGTAAATCTTTATCTGAAGCAGTTGTAGCATCTTACGGATGGCACGGTGCAATGCGTTCTATTATTGATGCAAACGTTACTCACGTTTTAACTGGAGCTATCTTGTTTATTTTTGGAACAGGACCAATTAAAGGTTTCGCTTTAACATTACTTATTGGTATCGTAACTTCATTGTTTACATCAATCTTTATTGCTAGAATTTTCATCGATAGAAATATTGCTGGAAAAGGAGATTTAACTTTCTCTACAAACATTACTAAAAACTGGTTTACTAATTTCCACTTTGACTTTATTAAAATCAAAAAATTCACTTATATCTTCTCTTCTATTGTAGTTGTAGTAAGTTTAGTTTCTATCTTCTTCGTTAACGGATTAGATGAAGGTGTTGATTTTGTTGGAGGAAGAACATTCCAGGTTAAATTTGAAAAACCAATCGATGCTACTGTAGTGTCAGATGAATTGTCTGCTGCTTTTGGAACTCCGGTTGAAGCAAAAATTTTA
This genomic interval carries:
- the secDF gene encoding protein translocase subunit SecDF; translation: MQNKGLIKFFAILFALVSIYQLSFTFVANSVKSEAKAFAGDNPDKELKYLDSIGKVKVYNLGFTDFTYNEVKNKQLNKGLDLEGGINVILQISIKDVLKGLANNSKNPVFNKSLADASANLEGNKTYLNKFFEAFEANSNGTTKLASPDIFANRGLQGEGGIDFQMSDSQVQKVIKRKVDESVESAYKVLRERIDKFGVTQPNIQKLGETGRILVELPGAKDVDRIKKLLGGKAQLEFWETYKIEEVGNFLVAANEALKKTEIKKTETKSVAKDSLNALLTDAKDSVDTKKGNNPLFDKMLGQGGGPVLGYFAPKDTAVINGYLKRQDIRILLAADQHNAKFVWSKPTTIKDAKQKDIEAVELYALKGNRDNTPAMAGGVVTDAKDTFDQLGKPAVSMQMNSQGAKIWEELTGRAFSQKSYIAIVLDNVVYSAPGVTSGPIAGGRSEITGSFDVAETKDLANILNAGKLPASADIIQSTVVGPSLGQAAIDAGTISSVLGFLLVCLWMVFYYGKAGWYANLALLLNLLFLFGIMASFGFVLTLPGIAGIVLTLGTAVDANIIIFERAKEELREGKSLSEAVVASYGWHGAMRSIIDANVTHVLTGAILFIFGTGPIKGFALTLLIGIVTSLFTSIFIARIFIDRNIAGKGDLTFSTNITKNWFTNFHFDFIKIKKFTYIFSSIVVVVSLVSIFFVNGLDEGVDFVGGRTFQVKFEKPIDATVVSDELSAAFGTPVEAKILGDDDQLKITTKYKIKEDGVAVDEEVNKKLYDALAKYFPNVTYEKFTNTFDGKKVGVLQSSKVGASISEDIKTNSYWAVLGAMAVIFLYLMISFRKWQYSLGAIAAVAHDVIFVLGIYSLCYKFMPFHMEMDQHFIAAILTVIGYSMNDTVIVFDRIREFIIGNRKGSFEDIVNASINTTLSRTLNTSLMMIIVLLTMFIFGGESIRGFIFAMLIGIVVGTYSSLFIATPVLVDTISKDDKHTIEDKHNAA